A region of Nostoc sp. 'Peltigera membranacea cyanobiont' N6 DNA encodes the following proteins:
- a CDS encoding MarR family transcriptional regulator codes for MTQNSSKIQGKFYPLQHEEWLKACRELTPAQKDVLYYIRTLDPYGDGVELSVSGIARQLSTENKEVHRSTVSRALKALDYKGFIDLELLKVQVKILAGGLHCCDETTVLPTDNTVASPQQARSLRNKRDHDATSAIATQQASSESLTQSQSSSPKTYKTYSDFIKTLSEDERANFLEFCKEKTKNLSQPVNDIEAWLAHKNKAGRNRWEVYYEKYLASKQVQAKKTETKNARDEFRRELEERQRQAQRAWEESQSQNLAENTGGET; via the coding sequence ATGACACAGAACAGTTCAAAAATTCAAGGTAAGTTTTACCCACTCCAGCACGAGGAATGGCTGAAAGCCTGCCGAGAATTAACGCCAGCACAAAAAGATGTGCTGTACTACATTCGCACTCTCGACCCTTATGGCGACGGGGTTGAGTTGTCTGTTTCCGGGATAGCTAGGCAACTGTCAACAGAGAATAAAGAAGTACATCGCTCTACAGTAAGCCGCGCTCTCAAAGCCTTAGATTACAAGGGATTCATTGACCTTGAACTACTGAAAGTCCAAGTCAAAATTTTAGCTGGGGGGCTTCATTGTTGCGATGAGACAACAGTGTTGCCTACAGACAACACTGTTGCCTCACCGCAACAAGCGCGATCGCTACGCAACAAGCGTGATCATGACGCAACAAGCGCGATCGCTACGCAACAAGCGAGTTCCGAAAGTCTTACCCAGAGCCAATCTTCATCTCCTAAGACTTATAAGACTTATTCAGACTTTATTAAGACTCTCTCAGAAGACGAGCGAGCGAATTTTCTAGAATTTTGTAAGGAAAAAACCAAAAATCTTAGCCAGCCAGTGAATGACATTGAAGCTTGGTTAGCTCACAAGAACAAAGCCGGAAGGAATCGCTGGGAAGTTTATTACGAAAAATATCTGGCTTCAAAACAGGTACAAGCCAAAAAAACTGAAACAAAAAATGCTCGAGATGAATTCCGTCGAGAACTTGAAGAACGGCAGCGACAAGCTCAAAGAGCTTGGGAAGAGTCGCAAAGTCAAAATCTCGCTGAGAATACTGGCGGTGAGACATGA
- a CDS encoding helix-turn-helix domain-containing protein: MPVSYSKDLRERVIMAWEAKEGSQRQLAQRFKVSLSFVRNLLRQYRVNGQIEAKRRGGYQKPTIQNEHLGFIQSLVEGKNDLLLRELCDRYAERTGLSVSITTMHRAVEKLGLRCKKKVFTPASKIPQEYKS; the protein is encoded by the coding sequence ATGCCAGTATCTTACTCAAAGGATTTGCGTGAGCGTGTGATTATGGCGTGGGAAGCGAAAGAAGGCTCTCAACGCCAGTTGGCACAAAGATTCAAAGTGAGTTTGTCATTTGTAAGAAACCTACTGCGTCAGTATCGGGTAAATGGACAAATCGAGGCAAAACGACGTGGAGGATATCAAAAGCCAACGATTCAAAACGAGCATCTGGGCTTTATCCAGTCTTTAGTTGAGGGAAAAAATGATTTGCTACTTAGAGAATTATGCGATCGCTATGCAGAACGCACAGGGCTTAGTGTAAGTATTACTACAATGCATCGTGCGGTAGAAAAATTAGGCTTGCGGTGTAAAAAAAAAGTCTTTACGCCAGCGAGCAAGATACCCCAAGAGTACAAGAGTTAA